Proteins found in one Candidatus Methylomirabilota bacterium genomic segment:
- a CDS encoding peptidoglycan-binding domain-containing protein yields the protein MKTWRSVLALMAAGTMLAGTAFAQSSGSGDTAPKTGTEKSMPGGTSKPGDSGAPAASPGTGGTDATKPDAARPETKSDAAQPEKKMGGGKGDRAARGGDREQVKAVQQALKDKGHDPGPVDGVIGPKTQAALKDFQKSQGLQETGRLDAETTAKLGMEGKTGAAEPSSPAASPKTGPGASGTTPGSETGKEGAATKDKK from the coding sequence ATGAAGACATGGAGGAGCGTACTCGCGCTGATGGCCGCGGGCACCATGCTCGCCGGCACGGCGTTCGCGCAAAGCAGCGGCAGTGGCGACACCGCGCCCAAGACGGGAACCGAGAAGTCGATGCCGGGGGGGACCAGCAAGCCCGGCGACTCCGGCGCGCCCGCGGCATCACCGGGCACGGGCGGTACGGACGCCACCAAGCCGGATGCCGCCCGGCCGGAGACGAAGTCGGATGCCGCCCAGCCCGAGAAGAAGATGGGCGGCGGCAAAGGCGACCGCGCCGCGCGCGGGGGCGACCGCGAGCAGGTCAAGGCCGTGCAGCAGGCGTTGAAGGACAAGGGGCACGATCCGGGCCCGGTCGACGGCGTCATAGGGCCCAAGACGCAGGCGGCTCTGAAGGATTTCCAGAAGTCGCAGGGCCTCCAGGAGACTGGACGCCTGGACGCGGAGACGACCGCCAAGCTCGGCATGGAGGGCAAGACCGGCGCCGCCGAGCCGTCGAGCCCGGCCGCGTCGCCCAAGACGGGTCCAGGCGCGTCGGGGACGACGCCCGGGTCCGAGACCGGCAAGGAAGGCGCGGCGACCAAGGACAAGAAGTAA
- a CDS encoding phospholipase D-like domain-containing protein, which produces MERRMQFPVWLQSAFGIAALAVAVTGCVSRVHPHLYLPPLKLGEPSFFPTLEAYTSSPIVGGNSVELLLNGDEIFPALVQAIRSAQKTITYAQYYYEDGPVAREIAEALAERCRAGVGANVLLDAFGTLNMPAEYVDLLQTAGCHVAYFRPLGPLGLWRVNHRNHRRILVVDGRLGFTGGSGVSWKWMGNGRIEDRWRETDVGVRGPVVEYLQGAFAENWLEATGMVLGGDAYFPRPLEPVGGVYAQVVRSSPAGGSFAMYTMFLLAISSARGSILITNPYFVPDDRMANALRAAVRRGVRVVVLVPGQIDHNLVRQASRGKFGRMLRTGVEIYEYRGALLHAKTMVIDSVWSTVGSTNLDNRSFAFNDELNLVAYSPAVARRLEQVFAEDLAHSRKLEYRRWSRRGIIDRFLELLTAPLRDQL; this is translated from the coding sequence GTGGAACGGAGAATGCAGTTCCCGGTCTGGCTCCAGAGCGCGTTCGGCATCGCGGCGCTGGCCGTGGCCGTGACGGGCTGCGTTTCCCGGGTCCATCCCCACCTGTACCTGCCCCCGCTCAAGCTCGGGGAGCCATCCTTCTTCCCGACGCTGGAGGCCTACACCTCGTCGCCCATCGTGGGTGGCAACTCGGTGGAGCTGTTGCTCAACGGCGACGAGATCTTCCCGGCCCTGGTTCAGGCGATCCGATCGGCGCAAAAGACGATCACCTACGCGCAGTACTACTACGAGGATGGGCCGGTGGCCCGCGAGATCGCCGAGGCCCTGGCCGAGCGCTGCCGCGCCGGCGTCGGCGCCAACGTCCTTCTCGACGCCTTCGGCACGCTGAACATGCCCGCCGAGTACGTAGACCTTCTGCAAACCGCCGGCTGTCACGTCGCCTACTTCCGCCCGTTGGGGCCGTTGGGGCTGTGGCGGGTCAACCACCGAAACCACCGCCGGATTCTGGTGGTCGATGGTCGCCTCGGATTCACCGGCGGCTCGGGCGTCAGCTGGAAGTGGATGGGCAACGGCCGCATCGAGGATCGCTGGCGCGAGACCGACGTCGGGGTGCGGGGCCCGGTCGTCGAGTACCTGCAGGGCGCGTTCGCCGAGAACTGGCTGGAGGCGACCGGAATGGTCCTGGGCGGAGACGCTTACTTCCCGCGCCCGCTCGAGCCCGTGGGTGGCGTCTACGCGCAGGTCGTGCGTAGCTCGCCGGCCGGCGGGAGCTTCGCGATGTACACGATGTTCCTCCTCGCCATATCGTCGGCGCGGGGCTCGATCCTCATCACCAATCCGTACTTCGTGCCCGACGACAGGATGGCCAACGCCCTGCGGGCGGCCGTGCGGCGGGGCGTGCGGGTGGTGGTGCTGGTGCCGGGCCAGATCGACCACAACCTCGTCCGGCAGGCGAGCCGGGGAAAGTTCGGTCGCATGCTGCGGACGGGCGTCGAGATCTACGAGTACCGGGGGGCGCTCCTGCACGCTAAGACGATGGTCATCGACTCCGTGTGGTCGACGGTAGGCAGCACGAACCTCGACAACCGGTCCTTCGCGTTCAACGACGAGTTGAACCTGGTGGCCTACAGTCCCGCGGTGGCGCGCCGCCTCGAGCAGGTCTTCGCCGAGGACCTCGCCCACTCGCGCAAGCTCGAGTACCGGCGCTGGAGCCGGCGCGGCATCATCGACCGCTTTCTCGAGCTGCTGACCGCCCCGCTCCGCGATCAGCTCTAG
- a CDS encoding DNA polymerase Y family protein yields MSAGKRVACVWVPFFAAAAAERCESALVERPLAIVRGMPPATGVVEANAAARERGVAPGLTETEARARCSGLVTREFSEEQVASARHALLEAALAVSPRIEDAGPGLVYVDIAGLGRLIGDEAAIGERLVRHARAVGLRARLGIAGSRTAARVTARQATARIVAVPAGGERGALAAAPLAVLDLPAQLETTLARWGVTTLGELAALPRAGLAERLGPAGLRAHDLALGRDTDPFRPYLPPPFWEETQGLDWEIDDLGALVAVLGRTLEQLCARLTAAHVWADRLDVQLQLATGARHERTIALAQPTCEVALMLALIRFELVAHPPPASVTGVVLSARVVLGQAGQGGLWQPPAPRQRDLAALVARLAELVGGDNFGSPELVDSHRPDAVALIPFSPPDENADGRGSSGGGAAVSDPWGSVVEDGRPAPGTHSQLMLRRLRPAPRVEVVTDGEWPLRVRRRDVAMRVVAGAGPWRVSGEWWDAHGWARDEWDLLLHDGTLCRLAHDRVTGAWMLDGIYD; encoded by the coding sequence GTGAGCGCCGGGAAGCGAGTCGCGTGCGTGTGGGTGCCGTTCTTCGCCGCGGCGGCCGCCGAGCGCTGCGAGTCCGCGCTCGTCGAGCGCCCGCTGGCGATCGTGCGGGGAATGCCGCCCGCCACCGGCGTGGTCGAGGCGAACGCAGCGGCGCGCGAGCGCGGCGTGGCGCCGGGCCTGACGGAGACCGAGGCCCGGGCGCGCTGTTCCGGCCTCGTGACCCGCGAGTTTTCCGAGGAGCAGGTGGCCTCCGCGCGGCACGCGCTCCTCGAGGCGGCGCTCGCCGTTTCGCCCCGTATCGAAGACGCGGGGCCCGGGCTCGTCTACGTCGACATCGCGGGGCTCGGCCGGTTGATCGGCGACGAGGCGGCCATCGGCGAGCGGCTGGTGCGCCACGCCCGGGCGGTCGGCCTGAGGGCGCGCCTCGGCATCGCGGGAAGTCGCACGGCCGCGCGGGTCACCGCCCGTCAGGCGACAGCGCGGATCGTCGCCGTTCCTGCCGGCGGTGAGCGCGGGGCTCTGGCCGCGGCGCCGCTCGCCGTCCTCGATCTGCCCGCCCAGCTCGAGACGACGCTGGCGCGCTGGGGCGTGACGACGCTGGGCGAGCTGGCGGCGTTGCCGCGCGCGGGGCTGGCCGAGCGGCTGGGGCCCGCGGGCCTGCGCGCTCACGACCTGGCGCTCGGGCGCGACACGGATCCGTTTCGTCCCTACCTCCCGCCGCCGTTCTGGGAGGAAACGCAGGGCCTGGACTGGGAGATCGACGATCTCGGCGCGCTGGTGGCCGTGCTGGGCCGGACGCTCGAACAGTTGTGCGCCCGGCTCACGGCCGCTCACGTCTGGGCGGACAGGCTCGACGTCCAGCTCCAGCTCGCCACGGGCGCGCGGCACGAGCGGACGATCGCGCTTGCGCAGCCGACGTGCGAAGTCGCGTTGATGCTCGCGCTCATCCGCTTCGAGCTGGTGGCGCATCCTCCCCCGGCGTCGGTGACGGGCGTGGTTCTGAGCGCCCGCGTGGTCCTCGGCCAGGCCGGGCAGGGAGGACTGTGGCAGCCGCCCGCGCCGAGGCAGCGCGATCTCGCCGCGCTGGTCGCGCGCCTGGCGGAGCTGGTCGGGGGCGACAATTTCGGATCGCCGGAGCTCGTCGATTCCCACCGTCCCGACGCGGTGGCGCTGATCCCGTTCTCGCCGCCCGATGAAAATGCAGACGGCCGGGGCAGCTCCGGGGGCGGGGCGGCCGTCTCAGACCCGTGGGGTTCCGTGGTCGAGGATGGCCGCCCCGCCCCCGGGACCCACTCGCAGTTGATGTTGCGGCGATTGCGGCCGGCGCCGCGAGTCGAGGTCGTGACCGATGGGGAGTGGCCCCTGCGCGTGCGACGGCGCGATGTCGCCATGCGCGTCGTCGCCGGTGCCGGCCCCTGGCGCGTCTCCGGTGAGTGGTGGGACGCCCACGGCTGGGCCCGCGACGAGTGGGACCTGCTCCTCCACGACGGCACTCTCTGCCGGCTCGCCCATGACCGTGTGACCGGCGCCTGGATGCTCGATGGAATCTACGACTGA
- a CDS encoding glycosyltransferase family 4 protein: protein MKIAQIAPLYEPVPPPLYGGSERVVSWLTEELVRRGHQVTLFASGDSRTGARLVAPCSRALRLDPRRSDPIALHMIELAEAFERASEFDVLHCHVDYLAFPFGRFVATPQVHTLHGRLDFEHIARVLARFADAPLVSISDRQRAPLAHLDLNWIATVHHGLPVTDIPFQPNPRGDYLAFLGRISREKRPDLAIAIARRLGLPLRMAAKVDPADAQYFEEIRPLLDHPLIEFLGEIGDRDKWTLLGDALCLLFPIDWAEPFGLTMIEALACGTPVVARSCGSVPEVIRDGEVGSIADSIEDLVAAIKRIDVIDRARCRRYVEEHFSVGVMTDRYEAVYRKLVR, encoded by the coding sequence ATGAAAATCGCCCAGATCGCTCCGCTCTACGAACCGGTTCCCCCGCCGCTCTACGGCGGCTCCGAGCGCGTCGTGTCCTGGCTCACCGAGGAGCTGGTGCGACGCGGCCACCAGGTCACGCTCTTCGCCAGCGGCGACTCGCGCACGGGGGCTCGGCTGGTGGCCCCCTGCTCGCGGGCGCTCCGCCTCGACCCCCGGCGCTCCGATCCGATCGCCCTGCACATGATCGAGCTGGCGGAGGCCTTCGAGCGCGCGTCGGAGTTCGATGTGCTGCACTGTCACGTCGATTACCTGGCCTTCCCGTTCGGGCGCTTCGTCGCTACGCCGCAGGTGCACACGCTGCACGGGCGGCTCGACTTCGAGCACATCGCGCGCGTGTTGGCGCGCTTTGCCGACGCGCCGCTGGTGTCGATCAGCGACCGCCAGCGCGCGCCGCTGGCCCATCTCGATCTTAACTGGATCGCGACCGTCCATCACGGGTTGCCGGTGACCGACATCCCCTTCCAGCCGAACCCGCGCGGCGACTACCTGGCCTTCCTGGGACGCATCTCCCGCGAGAAACGGCCCGATCTGGCCATCGCCATCGCCCGGCGGCTGGGCTTGCCCTTGCGGATGGCCGCCAAGGTCGATCCGGCCGACGCCCAGTACTTCGAGGAGATCCGCCCGCTGCTCGATCATCCGCTCATCGAGTTTCTCGGCGAGATCGGCGACCGCGACAAGTGGACGCTGCTCGGCGACGCCCTCTGCCTGCTGTTTCCCATCGATTGGGCCGAGCCGTTCGGCCTCACCATGATCGAGGCCCTGGCCTGCGGGACGCCCGTGGTGGCCCGTTCCTGTGGCTCCGTGCCCGAAGTGATCCGCGACGGGGAGGTCGGGAGCATCGCCGACTCCATCGAGGACCTCGTCGCCGCGATCAAGCGCATCGACGTCATCGATCGTGCGCGCTGCCGCCGCTATGTCGAGGAGCACTTCTCCGTCGGCGTGATGACCGATCGCTACGAAGCGGTGTATCGAAAACTGGTTCGGTGA
- a CDS encoding Gfo/Idh/MocA family oxidoreductase, translated as MAKQIGYAVIGLGTIARTSVLPAFARTAENSRLVAVISGDRAKAQIVAQQFRAAAYHYDDLRQCLQRDDVNVLYITLPNSLHCDYAVEAARAGVHVLCEPPMAVTADECRRMIRTCQTNRVKLMIAYRLHFRPAVLKAVALVRSGHIGLPKTFSSDFTSRVDDPDSIRLQRRLGGGTVYHLGVECINAARSLLGSEPAQVMAMTARTSRRYGGDVDESAVALIRFPDDRLAHFHTSFGEEPISRFTILGEEGWIHVTNPYEASAPTQVTIVKQGERQELAFEHTDEFAAVIAYFSNAIREERQPEPSGIEGLQDTRLVEAIYRSSRDGRPVTLPRLGRVETPPAAESPIDRRQVG; from the coding sequence ATGGCCAAGCAGATTGGGTACGCGGTGATCGGTCTGGGGACCATTGCGCGCACCTCTGTCCTGCCCGCGTTCGCTCGAACGGCCGAGAATTCGCGACTTGTCGCGGTGATTTCCGGCGACCGGGCCAAGGCTCAGATCGTCGCCCAGCAGTTCCGCGCGGCGGCCTATCACTACGACGACCTGCGCCAGTGCCTGCAGCGCGACGATGTGAACGTCCTGTACATAACCCTGCCCAACTCCCTGCACTGTGATTACGCCGTGGAGGCCGCGCGGGCGGGGGTGCACGTGCTGTGCGAGCCGCCGATGGCCGTCACCGCCGACGAGTGCCGCCGCATGATCCGCACGTGCCAGACCAACCGGGTCAAGCTGATGATCGCCTACCGCCTGCACTTCCGTCCGGCCGTGCTCAAGGCCGTCGCGCTCGTGCGGAGCGGCCACATCGGCCTCCCGAAGACGTTCAGCTCCGACTTCACCTCCCGCGTCGACGACCCGGACAGCATCCGCCTGCAGCGGCGGCTCGGCGGGGGCACCGTCTACCACCTCGGGGTCGAATGCATCAATGCCGCGCGCAGCCTGCTCGGCTCCGAGCCGGCGCAGGTGATGGCCATGACCGCCCGCACCAGCCGGCGCTACGGCGGCGACGTGGACGAGAGCGCCGTGGCCCTCATCCGCTTCCCCGACGACCGGCTGGCCCACTTCCACACCAGCTTCGGCGAGGAGCCGATCTCGCGGTTCACGATCTTGGGCGAGGAGGGCTGGATCCACGTCACCAACCCCTACGAGGCCAGCGCGCCCACCCAGGTGACCATCGTCAAGCAGGGCGAACGCCAGGAGCTCGCGTTCGAGCACACCGACGAGTTCGCGGCCGTGATCGCCTACTTCTCGAACGCGATCCGCGAGGAGCGCCAGCCCGAGCCCTCCGGCATCGAGGGATTACAAGATACGCGCCTGGTGGAGGCGATCTACCGCTCGTCGCGCGACGGGCGGCCGGTGACGCTGCCGCGCCTGGGCCGGGTCGAGACACCCCCGGCCGCCGAGTCGCCCATCGACCGCCGCCAGGTAGGCTGA
- a CDS encoding glycogen debranching N-terminal domain-containing protein, translating into MDDHIPAAADFHIQASPQVATIQKLVLKRGESFLVCDRCGDFPAHFEGELGFYHEGTRHLRWLELRLNGERPLPLSAEIAPGNDRIVVGLTNADVDGPRGVGIPRNTIYLDRHLALSSACLHQILTISSFHAETCEVTLELIFNADFRDVFEVRGMHREERGRLFDEERERGSVRLRYRGLDDVVRTTTLAFDPPPMLVAAHRAVYHLTLVPNSTLRVRFTVTAANDDGPSGPPAPPAMTAPGAAAPAAAGTRITTDSDGFNALLERSLVDLQMLLTDTPQGRVPYAGVPWYVAPFGRDSLITALQMLPYHAEVAASTLRFLAHWQGRIEDAFRDEEPGKILHEYRRGEMANCREIPFIPYYGSVDATPLFVVLLAEYARWTGDLALAGALWPAARAALDWMSTYGDRDGDGYLEYATRSRLGLSNQGWKDSGDAVMHADGALARPPIALAEVQGYAYAAYEGAAELAQLLGDDTEAARWRRRAEALRAAFNRDFWLEHEGFYSLALDGDKRPCEVITSNPGHCLWTGVVDENQAGAVAKRLLAPDMFSGWGIRTLSARERRYNPMSYHNGSVWPHDNAIAVAGLRRYRLAEHALTVATALVDAARCFEHGRLPELFCGFPRHADHGPIAYPVSCAPQAWAAGSVLQLVTALIGLEANAASGRLTCHGPMLPPWLRWVEIHDLRVGSSSFDLGISRGRDGASVELIARRGDAELLVRR; encoded by the coding sequence GTGGACGACCACATCCCGGCCGCCGCCGACTTTCACATCCAAGCCTCCCCGCAGGTGGCGACGATCCAGAAGCTCGTGCTCAAGCGCGGCGAGTCGTTCCTGGTCTGCGATCGGTGCGGCGACTTCCCGGCCCACTTCGAGGGCGAGCTGGGCTTCTATCACGAGGGCACGCGGCACCTACGGTGGCTCGAGCTCCGCCTGAACGGCGAGCGCCCGCTGCCCTTGAGCGCGGAGATCGCGCCGGGCAACGACCGGATCGTGGTGGGGTTGACCAACGCCGACGTCGACGGCCCCCGCGGCGTCGGGATCCCGCGCAACACGATCTATCTCGATCGCCACCTGGCACTGAGCTCGGCCTGCCTGCACCAGATCCTGACGATCTCCAGCTTTCACGCCGAGACCTGCGAGGTGACGCTCGAGCTGATCTTCAACGCCGACTTCCGCGACGTCTTCGAGGTCCGCGGCATGCATCGCGAGGAGCGGGGCCGGCTCTTCGACGAAGAGCGCGAGAGGGGCTCCGTGCGCCTGCGGTACCGCGGCCTCGACGACGTCGTCCGCACCACCACGCTGGCGTTCGATCCCCCGCCCATGCTGGTGGCCGCCCATCGGGCCGTCTATCACCTCACGCTGGTCCCCAACTCCACCCTGCGCGTCCGGTTCACGGTCACCGCGGCCAACGACGACGGGCCCAGCGGCCCCCCAGCGCCCCCGGCGATGACGGCCCCGGGGGCCGCGGCGCCGGCCGCCGCCGGCACGCGCATCACGACCGACAGCGACGGATTCAATGCCCTCCTGGAACGCTCGCTGGTCGATCTCCAGATGCTGCTCACCGACACTCCGCAGGGGCGCGTGCCCTACGCGGGCGTTCCCTGGTACGTCGCGCCCTTCGGTCGCGACAGCCTCATCACCGCGCTGCAGATGCTCCCCTACCATGCCGAGGTGGCGGCGAGCACGCTGCGCTTCCTCGCCCACTGGCAGGGGCGCATCGAGGACGCGTTCCGCGACGAGGAGCCCGGCAAGATCCTGCACGAGTATCGCCGGGGCGAGATGGCGAACTGCCGCGAGATCCCCTTCATTCCCTACTACGGCTCCGTCGACGCCACGCCGCTGTTCGTCGTGCTGCTGGCCGAGTACGCGCGCTGGACGGGCGATCTGGCGCTGGCCGGCGCGCTGTGGCCGGCCGCCCGCGCCGCGCTCGACTGGATGAGCACGTACGGGGATCGCGACGGGGACGGCTATCTCGAGTACGCGACGCGCTCGCGCCTGGGCCTCAGCAACCAGGGCTGGAAGGACTCGGGCGATGCGGTGATGCACGCGGACGGCGCGCTGGCGCGCCCGCCGATCGCGCTCGCGGAAGTCCAGGGCTACGCCTACGCCGCCTACGAGGGAGCCGCGGAGCTGGCGCAGCTCCTGGGCGACGACACCGAGGCGGCGCGTTGGCGCCGGCGAGCCGAGGCGCTCCGCGCTGCCTTCAACCGCGACTTCTGGCTCGAGCACGAGGGGTTCTACTCGCTCGCCCTCGACGGCGACAAGCGCCCCTGCGAGGTGATCACTTCGAACCCGGGCCATTGCCTGTGGACGGGCGTCGTCGACGAGAACCAGGCCGGGGCCGTGGCCAAGCGTCTGCTCGCGCCCGACATGTTCTCGGGCTGGGGAATCCGCACCCTCTCGGCGCGCGAGCGCCGTTACAACCCGATGAGCTACCACAACGGCTCCGTCTGGCCCCATGACAACGCGATCGCCGTCGCCGGGCTCCGACGGTACCGGCTGGCCGAGCACGCGCTCACCGTCGCCACTGCCCTGGTCGACGCCGCGCGCTGCTTCGAGCACGGGCGGCTGCCCGAGCTCTTCTGTGGCTTCCCGCGCCACGCCGACCACGGGCCCATCGCTTATCCCGTCTCGTGCGCGCCGCAGGCCTGGGCCGCCGGCAGCGTGCTGCAGTTGGTGACGGCGCTCATCGGGCTCGAGGCCAACGCCGCCAGCGGGCGCCTCACCTGCCACGGCCCCATGCTTCCGCCCTGGCTGCGCTGGGTCGAGATCCACGACCTGCGGGTAGGCTCGTCGAGCTTCGATCTGGGGATCAGCCGCGGCCGGGACGGGGCGTCGGTCGAGCTGATCGCGCGGCGCGGGGACGCCGAGCTGCTGGTACGCCGGTAG